Within the Salmo salar chromosome ssa12, Ssal_v3.1, whole genome shotgun sequence genome, the region GGTGTCTTCCTTCTGTGAGGCTGCAGTGTGGTATCTCTTCCCGTTCAGGCGATTAAACACTATCTTAGGGGTTGGAGAGCTAGACAGATAGAAAGTAACAGTGTGTGAAATCGTATTGTGTTACGCCTCTGGAAAGCTGGTCTTGCTTCAGAAATGTATATGCTGGGCACTAGATTGTACTTTTTGCATAAAACCCAAAAGGACTTTATTTTTTTATAGAATAAAACTATTGTCCATCCAGGATGGACGTTTTTTCTTTGGCATCACCTTCCATTAAAATGATACACATACATTCTCACATCACACCTATTTAAACCAGTCAGTCCACCATACTGCATACACTAAAAAACAGAGGACATTGATGCATTCACTCCCAACTGCACTGGATAGATAAGTACATATCCTGATGCAAAGTAAATTGTATATCTAGCCTAGAGGATCAGTGGCTGTCTAGAACAGagctctctaaccctgttcccggagagctactgtcctttaggtttttgctccaaccttaatctagcgcacctgattctaataattagctggttgataaactgaatcaggttagttacaactggggttggattgaaaacattcaggagggtagctctcctggAACAGGGTTGAAGAGCCCTGGTCTAGAATATTCAGGAATTCTCTTCTCCCACATCGCATGTCATGCCCACTCCGCTACCATAGAAATGTAAGGATTGGTGGGAATCCTCTGAACCTACTTCCTTACACAATGATGTTGCTACGGAGACAACAGCAGACGGATTATAAAAGTCTGTGTGGAGTGATTCCCAGGAAACGACTGAATGACTGTGCTATTATGTAACACACGTGCATTAAACTACATTGTATTAATGCATTTTATCCTGTATTAAAAATATACCAACGGATGTAGCCAATGACAGGGAAAAAAGCTTGCTTACTCAACCAAATGCACCATTGCTAAACTTGTGTGCCCTTGCAGAGCGCGCGAGGCATATTTCACTTTGAACGCATGCTACGTTCTTAGGGCATGTTGCTCATAGTTCTACACTGGCTACAATGTAACCACTGACCGATTCCCCACGCTCGAATGGCTGTTCAAAAATGTTAATGTTTCTCTACTGCGTTTGGACAGTAAACAAATGGCCAAAGTTAGCACGCGCTGCTAGCCAGCAAGCCTGTCAGCTAACCTCGCAAGGTCAGACCGTTTCCAAAGAATTTTGAAAACGTTGCAATTACACTTCAACGATACAATGTAATTTATCGGTGTATCGATACTATATTTCAGTAAACATACAGGATTACGAACGTTCTAAGATTAATTTCCGTGAATCGTGACGTACTACAAAAATGATAGTGGAATCAACGTTACATGATCATGTTTATTCCACTATACGCCACACATGTACCATGGATTCTTCAGCTGACTGGTTTGCTCGCGCTTCTTGATATGATTATGATAAATGCAATATGGCAACTTACTTTGAGGATAACCAGGGGGTCGGTTTGAGCTTCAAGTCGTTGGTTTTATTCTCAATTTGCTGCGTGGGACCTGAAATGGAATTAGAATAGCAAGGTTGCACTGATCACAACATGCATGCTTGTCATTAAAATATGCTTTTAAATCCGACAGATCTTATCGCCTAGGTTCAATTAAACACAGTTCCGTGCTCATTATATAGGTTTTGAAAAGTGTACTACTGCTTTATTGACATGATTCGAATGCTACTATCGATTATATCAATAATATAAGCAATACATAATTGGATTGAAGAGAAACAATTACATAACTGATGCTCACCTGTCCTGCGCTGTGTAACAAGTTTACTGGGACCTCTAGTAATAGTGTACATCATGTGAAAGCCGAGAACTTCAGTGTTGCGAAGGAAAAATAAGTGGGTTATCTTCAAACAAGTCGAGAGTGGTGTGATAGCCTACAATGTGTCGACTCCAAATACCGTGGTGGTCTTTAAATCGATCCCCTTGAGCGATCCCCTTTTTGGTCGAGTTCTCTTGACGCAGCCACGTTGGGAAAATTATAGCGCCTGTTTTTCCAAGTCAGCTGCTCAGTGCTACGTAGCCTACGTCTCCGGTTCGGTGAAGAGATCTCGGTACTGCTACTGCAATGTGCTCCTTGTCGCCGCTACGAATAAGCATATGTTTGGTCAAAGAGACAGTCTGCTAGTGCTTCAAGGGTATAGCCAATAGGTCAATCAAGGTGATTCAATACTGATATGGAATTCAAACGTCTGTTGGAGAAGAAACTCCAACCCTTCCGATCAATGTTTTTGAATAGAAAATACAGTTAGTTATATTGATTAAATTCCCCTTTGTGAGAGGCAACCCTATCCTACAGTATGCGTACAAACAATGACAGTGACACCGCACACATGCTTTCATCATGACAGTCATGGGCACCCTGGTCATGTCTCACTACACACCCCCAACCGTCGCGGTTTTAGAGGAGGAGCGCCCTTCAGAACGCACTACTGCTGACCTATCACCCGGTAATCCGAGCACGTGGAGATTTGAAGCCTATTCACGATGAGCAGGTTTAACATTTGGAATGAAAATGGGGAATTTAAATCAGATTGCTGAAGTCCATTTTTTACCACCACAAATGTTCTCTGATTTAACACGAGTCATTATGCAAACACAGCTTTTTAGTAGCCCAAGGCtgtggcactgcatctcagtgcaagagacgtcactacagtccctggtttgattccagtctgatctggctgtgattgggagtcccatagggtggcacacagttggcccagcattggctggggtaggccatcattgtaaataagaatttgctcttaactgacttgcatagttaaattaaaaatatatatttgcatAAGGCATGCATTTTGGTTGTTGTGGAATAGCCTAGTATGTATGTTTAAAATACATATTGGGAGTCAGAACATATGTAAGACAGGTAAGACATGTTTGGTAACTGAAGCTCGCTGGTGACAAGAGGAGGCTCAGACAGGCTTAACCAGGGTAATACTAGTCTACCTAGGCTTCACCCTGCCCTCTACACTCGGACACATCTGCTCTATATAGGTCAATGTATGGGACTAACCCTAATCCTGCCTCctatcatcaaggacctcagccacccgagccagcCGAGTCACCCCCCTACCTTCTAGAAGGCAGAGACACAACAGGCacatcaaagctgtgaccgagagattgaaaccactagccggcctccgcacagtaccctgccctgaactttactcactgttactagccgggctaccacagtaccctgccctgaactttactcactgttactagccgggctaccacagtaccctgccctgaactttactcactgttactagccgggctaccacagtaccctgccctgaactttactcactgttactagccgggcTACCAACAGGTACTcaacctgcaccttagagactgctgacCTATGTCCATAGTCCCTGGACACTGGTAGTAGCCTGGGCTTCAGACTTTGCTTATGTTGTTTTAAGAGGTGAGGGGAAAGCCTGTGGCTGAGGGTTGAAACAACATGGTAGACActgcatacagacagagagagagagagaagctgaacAAATATACTTCATCCATACTATCCTTGTTTATTTTTCCATTCCTATAAGATTATTTCACTCAAGTTAATGCGTCTTATTAGGTTAGTATTTCATTGGAAGGCTGGTTGGATGCCCAAAGACTTTTCCTTGTTTCAGTTAGACTATCCCTTCATAAAAGCCCATTATTGCACTGTGTGAGAATGAAGTGTTCATATTTCCACAGATCCTTGATACTTGGAACGGTCATGGATTCAAAATATGACATATGTACGAGCtgttgtcccgtgtggctcagttggtagagcatggcggcttgcaacaccagggttgtgggttcaattccctaaTCTCTCTagattagagcgtctgctaaatgactaaaatgtaactgtGCAGTAGGTACACTCCTGAGTTGGTTATTACAGTACATAGGTGAACATGGAGACATGTTGTTCACTAAATGAAGTCTCCCTGTAATTTGAAGGCTATTGTATTGTACTGAATATTTGTATCATGTGTCTCGGGCATACAATACACAGTAAGATAAGTAACacagggttagtgtgtgtgtgtgtgtgtgtgatgtccatCCACTGTGTTCAGTAGTGAGGATCACAGTCCTCCAGTAGGCTGTCAGTGATGTAGTTGACGTTGAGTATCTCCTGGTAGTATTGTTTCTCCTCAGCTGTGTTGACTGTCCAGCCCACCACCTCAACCCCTCTCTGGGCCCAGTACTGGACATAGTCCCTGGGGGTGGAAGAGAGAGTCAATAAGGAATCAATGGCCAATCAAATCAATGCATGTTATGTGAAATGTAAATGAGATGTTGTGTAATAAAGGGAGACTTAGTGATTttagccctttatctacttccaaAGAGTCAGATGACCTcgtgcagtggaggctgctgaggggaggacggcaacATCATAATGGCTGGAACTGAGCGAATGTAATgacaaacacatggaaacaatgtgcttgatgttgttgatacctttccactccagccattaccacgtgcCCATCCTCCACTATTACGGTGCCGCCACCACCCCCAAAATGAACTCACGGATACCAtttctatgtctctgtgtccagtatgaaggaagttagaggtactttcgtgagccaatgctaactagcgttagcgcaatgactggaggtctatgggtatctgctagcatgctagataaaatcccaaagtatccctatAACAGTGGTTATTGAGGGTGTGTACACTTCAAACAGCTAACGATGTGGGTAACCGTTGCGACGTGTAGTAACAACAAAGCAGCAGTACATAAGGGCTAGAGCAGCAAATATTTCCTTTCATCAGAGGATACATCGCTCCTCCAAGCAGAATCATGTCATTATATagaggtctaaagtagtgcactatatagggaatggacataaccccctcaggaggttgaaaagattacggctgcaccattgagagcatcttgacttgttgcatcactgcttggtatggcaactgcaccaccctcgaaggcgctacagaggttggtgtggacagcccagtgcatcactggggccgagctcccctaccatacaggacctctatatcaggcagtgtgaaaggaaggcctCGTCAATTATCttgaaaaaaatgtatacttaaactggaaatcaaccaatcctctgtcgttaacacaatggaaaggttaaatgctttattatctcaATGTTAAAAGTACCTGGCCgacagagaaacaaaatggttcaGTTTGAGGTCATGTGGCAGAGAGAGATGCGGGcgctggagatggaggtgtgagcaggtgggtctcggcaggtgtgatgtagttgatgtttgtatgtgtatgttttatattgtaaaaaaattaaaaagtacAAAAACAAAGACCCTGAAAATCATTAAAGACTCCGGCCATCCAAGCCatggactgttttctctgcttccTCACGGCAAGTGGTGCCGGtgtatcaagtctgacaccaacaggctcctgaacagcttctatcaccaagccataagactgctaaatagctaacaaatggctacccagacgatCCGAGTTGACTcttgaatgtttttattttttgcacTGTCTTTATGCACACTCAccagactctacacactcactcatTTATATTGACTTTACGcacacatacaatcatcatatactctgctgctactctgtttatcatatattctgatgcatagtcaccttacccctatacatatctacctatatagatccagtatccctgtacattataatatggtactgaccctgtatatagtatgtttacccctatacatatctacctctatagatccagtatccctgtacattataatatggtactgaccctgtatatagtatgtttacctctATACATAtatacctctatagatccagtatccctgtacattataatatggtactgaccctgtatatagtatgtttacccctatacatatctacctctatagatccagtatccctgtacattataatatggtactgaccctgtatatagtatccttacccctatacatatctacctctatagatccagtatccctgtacattataatatggtactgaccctgtatatagtatccttacccctatacatatctacctctatagatccagtatccctgtacattataatatggtactgaccctgtatatagtatccttacccctatacatatctacctctatagatccagtatccctgtacattataatatggtactgaccctgtatatagtatccttacccctatacatatctacctctatagatccagtatccctgtacattataatatggtactgaccctgtatatagtatgtttacccctatacatatctacctctatagatccagtatccctgtacattataatatggtactgaccctgtatatagtatgtttacccctatacatatctacctctatagatccagtgtccctgtacattataatatggtactgaccctgtatatagtatgtttacccctatacatatctacctctatagatccagtatccctgtacattataatatggtactgaccctgtatatagtatgtttacccctatacatatctacctctatagatccagtatccctgtacattgtaaaTACGATATTGGAACTaaccatatatacagttgaagtcggaagtttacatacacttaagttggagtcattacaatttgtttttcaaccactccacaaatttcttgttaacaaactatagttttggcaagtcggttaggacatctacttagtgcatgacaagtcatttttccaacaattgtttacagacagattatttaacttaatcacaattccagtgggtcagacgtttacatacactaagttgactgtgcctttaaacaggttggaaaattcaagaaaattatgtcatggctttagaagcttctgataggctaattgacatcatttgagtcaattgaaggtgtatctgtggatgtatttcaaggcctaccttcaaactcagtgcctctttgcttgtcatcatgggaaaatcaaaagaaatcagccaagacctcagaaaaaaaattgtaagcctccacaagtctggttcatccttgggagcaatttccaaacgcctgaaggtaccatgttcatatgtacaaacaatagtacccaagtataaacactgtgggaccacgcagccgtcataccgctcaggaaggagacgcgttctgtctcctagagatgaacgtactttggtgcgaaaagtgcaaatcaacaccagaacatcagcaaaggaccttgtgaagatgctggaggaaacgggtacaaacgtatttatatccacagtaaaacaggtcctatattgacataacctgaaaggccgctcagcaaggaagaagccactgattTGAAAGAAAAAAGAAATTTTTCTTggtctgataaaaaaaaaaaaaaatggttggcTTAAACACCAcaattatgtttggaggaaaaaggggaggcttgtaagacgaagaacaccatcccaaccgtgaagcacgggggtagcagcatcatgttgtggaggtgctttgctgcagaagggactggtgcacttcaccaaatagatggcatcataaggtaggaaaattatgtggatatattgaagcaacatctcaagacatcagtcaggaagttaaagcttggtcgcaaatgggtcttccaaattgacaatgaccccaagcatacttccaaagttgtggcaaaatggcttaaggacaacaaagtcaaagtattggagtggccatcgcaaagccctgacctcaatcccataaaaaatttgtgggcagaactgaaaaagcgtgtgcgagcaaggaggcctacaaacctgactccgttacaccagctctgtaaggaggaataggccaaaattcacccaacttattgtgggaagcttgtggaaggctacccgaatcatttgacccaagttaaacaatttaaaggcaatactaccaaatactaattgagtgtatgtaaacttctgaccaactgggaatgttatgaaataaataaaagctgaaataaatcattctctctactattattctgacatttcattcgtaaaataaagtggtgatcctaactgacctaagacagggaatttttactaggattaaatgtcaggaattgtgaaaaactgagtttaaatgtattaggctaaggtgtaggtaaacttccgacttcaactgtagcttacTTACGTTCTCGTGATCTTCTTACATTTCTTGTGTTTTTATTCTACCTTCATTTATTTTAtagtactacattgatattgataaCTCACAGTGATATGAAGTTCTTCTGCACCAGGAAGGCAGAGACGCCACAGAGGTTCCAGAGCAGGTGGTGGTGGGCCCAGTCCACTATCACGTCTAGCACCTGCATCCAGTGGTGTTTCCATAGCGACGAGAAGCGCGGCGTGCCGTCACCCAACCGACTAAGGCTCCATGGCCGGTGGGTCAGCGCCGTCACCACTTCCGGGTCAGCCTGACGCATCTGGGATCAGGGGTTAGAGGgcaatggagagaaagagagaagggattTTACTACAAGTTTATCAGGTCAAATCTTTCAAATGTCTATCTGTAATCTAATGTTCTTCCCATAGCGAAGCTGAAATGAAAATGGCTGCCATTTcatggaaacttaaatccattgtTAGTGCTCtcatacagagagatagacacaTCTAACCCAGTACCCATATAGACAGACAGCCCACTACGATCCTCTTGCCAACCTAACAGCCCACAGTTACCCTGTAGATGACTTTGGGCTCAAAGGAACAGACGATGCTGGTGTTGTAAAGCACAGGGTGTTTCTGATACATCTCCTTTAGGGCTGCCGctgcctgggagaggagaggagaagaacagaacatgaaaaagtaattaatacactttctgtttgtttgtagagtctgtgtgtatatgtgtacctCTCAGACCCACTGGTGAGCCAGCAACTGTTGGGGGTCAGTTAGATCAGTGTTTCCCAGACTGTGGGGCGTGCAAAGGGGTCGGCAGAGGGGCTGCAGAGTCGTCGCCTACCCCCCCAAAAGGAACTCAGTCGGGCCTTAAACTTCCTCTTGAATGTTGCAATAGTTGAATGCACgaggtgcaatttcgaaaattGGGTTgggcatcatcagttcctcttgtcatgttagtcattgcaGACCTTAGAGAGATAGTTATAACTTATCAGAATTGTCTTATTGTATGAGTCACTCAGATATGACATGAACACACAATGTGAAGAATTGTGGgatattagctttaaaacagcaaaagaTGTTCCCCCAATGATGGAAGAGGGGCCGGAGTggaacagtttgggaaccactgagttAGATGACTGCTCTCAATTCTCAGTTTCCTGAACTGAAGTGGACCACTGACTAAAACAACAGGCTTTCAATGGGCCTAGCTGGTCCATGACTGGTCTAAAAGTGTACTGTTAAACAGCAAACAACAGAATTATCAAGCTTAGGCTTAAGAAGAAGACAAAGAAGTACTCAGTAGTGTGAAACTGTGTATATTCACACAAATCTTTATCTGAGGCTCCTGATTGGCTGTACCTCATCTGGGTGACCTTTGACATCAAAGTAGATGGTGAGCTGCAGTTTGATGCATTCCTCCACAGCCTCCTGCAGAGTGGGGACCTTCTCTTCCTGGAACTTGTCACTGTAGGAGCCACATAACATATACCGTGCCATCATTGGTCCTGTCCCAGCTAACTAATAAGCACAGAACTCAATTTAAACCATGATGAGTTATTTATTTGAATATGTGTTTTAGTGTTGGGAACAAAAACGTGCACACGCTGCGACCTCCAGGACCGGAGCTGTCCTACAgtatcactccatctctctcttcctctcacctgAGTCGGTGCTTAGCGGCTGCGTCCAGTTTACTCAGCTCAGAGAAGCTTAGCTGTGTGAGGGGTCCCGACCCGTTGGTGGTTCGGTCTACAGTCTCATCGTGCATCAGAACAGGGACTCCATCTGATGTGAACTCCAAGTCCAGCTCTACGCCGGTCGCCCCGTTCTTATGGGcctagagatgcagagagagggagatgagacgAGGTTAGAAAATGAGATGGTATGAAGTGAAGCAAGGTGGTGCTTTCTTGACCGGATCGCCATAATCACCTGGAGACTATGTtaggggagagcgagggagatagAATGTTGTGGCTTTCAAGAACCACGAATCCTTGTTGAACAAATACTTCTCTCCTCGACTTCCTGACTCACCTCCCGGATGGCAGCCATGGTATTCTCCGGCGCATCATGCCCTCCACCCCGGTGAGCGACTAGGGACACCCCACCCGAAGCAGCGTTCTTAGCGGGCCGAAGCACCTGTCTCGCCTGGCTGGTCGGGACTTGGGGAAAACGGAACATGATCAGAAAGGCATAGAGGCAGGCGGTGAGGGCGGTGGACCATATCGTGCTACGTGTTCCGAGGAGAACGAACGCGAACACCACAGATAATAGGGCGATTTCGTCTCCGAGTTGCAGCATTTTTGCGCCGGGTCCATACGGTCACTGACTCACAATTCTGCGGTGTAGACTGTTCAACACACTTCTGCTATGCTGTTGGACAGACATCAGCGCATTAACACTGTCACAAAGTTACCAGTTCTTAATATGCCAATGAGGTTGGAAAGATGTCTCAATATTGTTCCAGTTGGCTGCAAGCAGTGACACTTCTTTGGAAGATCGGCACTAAGGATTCCACCGAAGATTGTCTTGACATGCCTTCTTCAGTCTATGCAGAAGCAAGACACAAAATAATTCAGTGGCTACATTTGAAATCGTTAGCGTAGTTTCACAACATCCTATTTACATGATCAAACAGCAACATTGTTGCCTCATAACTGTCATATTGGACCTCCCACCTTCCGTTTTAATAGGTTTATGGAAcctaaagtttaaataaaatgtgtaaGACTTGCGCAATAAATATCATGCTTTTCAAAAATAATTATTGTTCACATTTATGAATATTAAAGATAAAAGTAATTTCACAAATACTTTATTTTGACCATATGTCGCTCTGCCCACAAGAGGGCGGAATTGCTCTTGGAACATTGCGTAAATTACTTCCTGTGCCAAAGTGCAAGGTCTGACCTAGCCATCTGGCTAACAGTGTGAATGATACCTTCCTGAGATGTTTTCTCACATATTTTGCAAGACAGAAGCCAGCTAACATGGTTGGTAAATTAGTTATTTCTTATTGTCGTTTGACTCAATATTAGACTATCAGTTGTATAGCCATTAATATAGAATAGAGTACAACTGAATACGTTAGAATAAATTGGATGAATGAGGATGCAGCAAAATAATTGGTTCTCTGTTGTATGGCTTCTTGCTCTCTAAACAGCTTGTAGTTTTAaaccaaaaaagtatttttgTATTTCTCATGTCTCCATCTGTTgccctctgcccctctcctgctatctctaccCTAtttctctcccctaccctctctctgtctctatcccacagCATAGGTCTACAACACTCTTCCCTCGGCTGTCCTTCCATGTGCTGGCCCACTGCAGAGGATACTGTGTGTTGAGAGGCAGCTCAAGGTCGCTAATCTGTGGCCCACAACCCCATGTAGTCAGCCGACTGGACCCAAGATGGACGCCTAGTATCCAACACAGCTACCCAGTACCCCCATCCCCCCACGTCACTGCTCTCGCCAAATACTCTGACTTATCCACCCAAAAATACAACCTCATCTACTCCTTACCTCACATCAAACTCCTGAGAGCGGTCTCCCGACTCAAACTGCTCCAAACCGGAATCACCATGCTCTTACTCCCGCCCGTCTACTACATGTATTCCCAAGGAGATGCTTCGTACCTACTGGTTAGCTACAGCACGGGGATAGCGGCGTTCGCCGCCATCATGCTCTACTCGGCCAGTCACTACCTGAGACGCGTCGTCGGGATGATGTACCTGGATGAGTCCCAGACGACGCTGAAAGTGTCTCACCTGACGTTCTGGGGAAGCAGGAAGGACGTGTGTCTGCCCGTGACGGACGTTATGACTCTGGGGGACACCGGGGACTCCATAGGGGAGACTATACTGACGTTGAAGCGATATAGTAGTTCTGAGACGCTGTACTTCTCGACTAGACTGGGACGTGTGGTGGATAGGCAGGCCTTTGAGAAAGTGTTTGGGACTTTGATTTGATGTTTTTATAGGGCTTTTCagagccaaaccaagctgtactgagtCGGACAGAGCCCAGCCAAGCATCCACTATAGTTCCTGGAACTGTGATGAAAAGATCTGAGCCTGCAGTTAGGTTCGGGTCGACACAGTggtgtgaaaagggtattttaTGTTGTGAGCATTTGAAATGTTGTATATTTTGCAGCTAAAGAGATGCCTGCCTACATATGCTGCAGTCTGTTCTGCCACATTTCTTGACTACTGTGTGCGACCAAAAGAAACCGTGACATTTGTGTTGGACAGCTGCTCAGACTCACAGCCTTCAATAAACACACCCTGATTATTTaagcaaaaatattttttattttaaggtACAGTACACAAAACACTATACAGAAAATGTCTACAGTTATTTGACCTTTAGAAAGTCCATTGCAATCAATCAGCCCACAGTCAATTATGGAAATAATTTTCTTAAAGCGTTGGAGTGAAATAATGTACAGTAATATACAGGAGTGTATACCCTGATGGTCATCGATGAAGATCTTGAAGAACCATCTGGCCATATACCcttaatctccacccagcacagccagaagaggactggccacccctcagagcctggttcctgtctaggtttcctcctaggttcctgcctttctagggagtttttcctagtcgcAATGCtattacatctgcattgcttgctctttggagttttaggctggatttctgtaaaagcactttgtgacaactgctgatgtaaaaagggctttataaatacatttgattgattggagGAGTGTCAACCTCTTCACTGCAGATTGACAGAGTAGGGGTCTGTTTGAGCAGGGCCACATTGGATTCCTGTGTAGACTCTACTTGAGCTCAGCGATAGCATCATTAAAGATATCCAGGAAGAGATGAGCATGGTGTTCCGTGAACACCAGAGCTGGTCGGAACCGGATAGACTGGGTTCCACAGCCCCCTAGAACCACACCTGGAACAAGAAAACAACATC harbors:
- the tm186 gene encoding Transmembrane protein 186, yielding MHRSTTLFPRLSFHVLAHCRGYCVLRGSSRSLICGPQPHVVSRLDPRWTPSIQHSYPVPPSPHVTALAKYSDLSTQKYNLIYSLPHIKLLRAVSRLKLLQTGITMLLLPPVYYMYSQGDASYLLVSYSTGIAAFAAIMLYSASHYLRRVVGMMYLDESQTTLKVSHLTFWGSRKDVCLPVTDVMTLGDTGDSIGETILTLKRYSSSETLYFSTRLGRVVDRQAFEKVFGTLI
- the LOC106589785 gene encoding glycerophosphodiester phosphodiesterase 1, whose product is MLQLGDEIALLSVVFAFVLLGTRSTIWSTALTACLYAFLIMFRFPQVPTSQARQVLRPAKNAASGGVSLVAHRGGGHDAPENTMAAIREAHKNGATGVELDLEFTSDGVPVLMHDETVDRTTNGSGPLTQLSFSELSKLDAAAKHRLSDKFQEEKVPTLQEAVEECIKLQLTIYFDVKGHPDEAAAALKEMYQKHPVLYNTSIVCSFEPKVIYRMRQADPEVVTALTHRPWSLSRLGDGTPRFSSLWKHHWMQVLDVIVDWAHHHLLWNLCGVSAFLVQKNFISLDYVQYWAQRGVEVVGWTVNTAEEKQYYQEILNVNYITDSLLEDCDPHY